The window GGAGATCTCGGCGCATGTGCAGTACATGAACGACTTCGCGGCCCAGCTGGAGAAGACAGGCGAGTTCGTCGACGGTCAGGCGCTCGCCCCCGAGGGAGCATGGGTCCGCTACGACGGCAATGGCCGCGCGCCGGTCACCGACGGCCCGTTCGCCGAGACCAAGGACCTCATTGCCGGCTGGATGGTGATCGACGTCGACACCTACGAGCGCGCCGTCGAGCTGGCCGGGGAGCTGTCGGCCGCCCCCGGGGCGGGCGGGAAGCCGATCCACGAGTGGCTCGAGCTGCGCCCGTTCCTGGGCGTGCAGCCCACCATCACGGAGTGCCACTGAAGTGAACGAGGCCCTGCTCCGGAGCCTCACGCCGAGCGTGCTCGCCATCCTCGTCCGCCGCGGAGCCGACTTCGCGGCGGCCGAGGACGCCGTACAGGACGCGCTGGTCGAGGCGGTCCGCGTCTGGCCGGCCGACCTCCCGCGGGACCCGAAGGGCTGGCTGGTCACCGTGGCCTGGCGCCGATTCCTCGACGCCACCCGGGCGGACACAGCCCGCCGCCGGCGTGAGGACGTCGTCGACGAGGAGCCGGCGCCCGGGCCCGCGCCCACGGTCGACGACACGCTCCAGCTCTACTTCCTGTGCGCCCATCCGTCGCTGACGCCGTCGTCCGCCGTCGCGCTCACGCTTCGCGCCGTCGGCGGGCTGACCACCCGACAGATCGCCCAGGCCTACCTGGTGCCCGAGGCGACCATGGCGCAACGCATCAGCCGGGCCAAGCGCACCGTCTCCGGCGTGCGGTTCGACCAGCCCGGCGAAGTCGCCACCGTGCTGCGCGTCCTCTACTTGGTCTTCAACGAGGGCTACTCGGGCGACGTCGACCTCGCCGCCGAAGCCATCCGGCTCACCCGACAGCTCGCGGCCGCGATCGACCACCCCGAGGTCGCGGGGCTGCTCGCCCTCATGCTGCTCCACCACGCCAGGCGCGCCGCCCGGACCGCGCCCGACGGCAGCCTGGTGCCGCTCGCCGAGCAGGACCGCGGCCAGTGGGACACCGAGTCGATCGCAGAGGGCGTCGAGATCCTGCAGGCAGCCCTCGCCCGTGACCGGCTGGGCGAGTTCCAGGCCCAGGCCGCGATCGCGGCACTCCACGCCGACGCGCCCACTGCCGAGGAAACTGACTGGGTGCAGATCGTCGAGTGGTACGACGAACTCGCGCGCCTGACCGACAGCCCGATCGTCCGGCTCAACCGCGCCGTGGCCGTCGGCGAGGCCGACGGACCGCGCGCCGGCCTGGCGGCGCTCGTGGCGCTGGACGACTCACTGCCCCGCCATGCCGCGGTGGCGGCGTACCTCCACGAGCGCGACGGCGACCTGGCGACGGCGGCACGGCTGTACGCCGAGGCGGCCCGAAAGGCACCCAACCTCGCCGAGCGCGACCACCTGACGCGCCAGGCCGCCCGGCTCAACGCCCGCGGGTGTCGCTGACAGGTCGCGCTCGGACCTTCTCGCGGCACTGGGCGCGGCCCGATGCCCGACCGCCAACCATGCACGAGATCGTTCAGGCTGTTCCGTAACTGCGGAACGAACCCGAAAAGCGTCTCGACGCTCCTCTGACCAATCGCTGCCACGCTCCCCTGGCCTGCACCGAACTTCCAGTCAATGATCTGGTGAGCTCCGCTGGGGGACGATGCCTACGGCGTGCCGGGAAGCCGGACCGTGACGAGGAGACCGCCGGTCGGGCGGGGGGCGAGGTCGAGGGTCCCGTCGTGGGCGCGGACGATGCTGTGCACGATGGCCAGGCCGAGGCCGACGCCGGCGTGCTCGTCGGTGCGTACGCGTTCCGTTCCGCGCTGGAAGGGTTCGGTGAGGGTCGGTACCAGTTCCGGTGGGAGCCGACGGCCCGTGTTCTCGACCCGCAGCACGCTCGTGTCGCCGTGCGCCTCGGTGTGGACCGTCACGGTGCCGCCGGCGGGGAGGTTATGGACGACGGCGTTCTGGACGAGGTTCGTCACCATCCGCAGCAGGAGCTCCGCGGAGCCGCTGGTCCAAGCCGCTCCGCCGGTGACGTCGAGTGTGATCCGGCGCTGTTCGGCGAGAGGAAGCAGCGTTTCGGCGGCTTCTTCGGCGATGAGAGAGAGGTCGACCCTCTCGCGGGTGAAGTTTCCGCGCTCGCCGCGGCTGAGCAGCAGGAGGGCCTCGGTGAGGTCGATCGCCCGCGTATTGACAGCGTGCAGGCGTTCGATGAGTTCGCCCCGGTCCCGCGTGGGGTCCTTGCGGGCGACGTCGAGGAGCGTCCGCGAGATCGCCAGCGGGGTGCGCAGTTCGTGGGAGGCGTTCGCGGCGAACCTCTGCTGCTCGGCGACGTGGGACTCGAGTTGTTCGAGCATCAAGTCGAACGCGTCGGAGAGTTCACGGAATTCGTCCTGGCGGCCCTTCATGCGGATCCGGTGGGACAGCGACCCGTTCCCGGCCATCCGTGCCGCTTCCCTGATCTGTGTGAGTGGTGCGAGCATCCGGCCGGCGAGGATCCATCCCCCCAGGAGGCCGAACACCAGCAGGAAGACCATCGCCACGGCCGCGGCGGGGGCGAAGGTGTGCACAAGGAGGTAGCGGTTGGGCGAGATCCCGAGAAGGCCCTTGGGGCTGTCGGGTACGTAGCGCAGCAGGAACACCCACACCACGGCCAGCAGGAGAGCGCCGGCGACGGCGAGGAATCCGGCATAGCTGAGGGTGAGTTTCAGTCGGGCGCTGAGCCCTGGGCGTCTATGCATGCGTACTGCCGGGGCCGGTGGTGCCCTTGCCGGAGGCAGTGGTGTCCATACGGGTGTCGATCCGGTAGCCGACGCCGGGCACCGTGGCGATGATCCATGGTTCGCCGAGCCGTTTGCGCAGTGCGGAGACGGTGATGCGCACGGCGTTGGTGAGGGGGTCGGCGTTCTCGTCCCAGGCCCGTTCCAGCAGCTCCTCGGCGCTGACGACCCCGCCCTCGGCGGCGACGAGGACTTCCAGCACGGCGAACTGTTTGCGGGTCAGCGCGACGTAGCGTCCGTCGCGGAAGACCTCCCGGCGGAAGGGGTCGAGCCGCAGGCCCGCGATCTCGCGGACCGGGGGCCGGGCGTACGCGCGTCTGCGGTCGAGCGCCCTCAGCCGCAGGACGAGCTCCCGCAGCTCGAACGGTTTGGTGAGGTAGTCGTCGGCGCCGAGTTCGAACCCGGAAGCCTTGTCGTCGATCCGGTCGGCAGCGGTGAGCATGAGGATCGGGATGCCGCTGCCGGAGGCGACGATGCGACGGGCCACCTCGTCGCCGGAGGGGCCGGGGATGTCGCGGTCGAGGACCGCGAGGTCGTAGGAGTTGACGCTGAGCAGTTCCAGGGCGGAGTCGCCGTCGCCTGCGATGTCGGCGGCGATCGCCTCCAGCCGCAGGCCGTCACGGACGGCTTCGGCAAGGTAGGGCTCGTCCTCCACGATCAGTACGCGCATGTCTGAAGCGTAAGCAGCACAACATATCGCCGACGTATGCGAGGACGTGTGCACACCGGACACCCGACTCAGCCTGCCGGTGCCAGCGCGGGGCGAGGCTGGTCCGACGGCGTTTCCGTCGCAGTACGCCACCACCAGCGGCGCGACGCCAGCGCGGCCAGCACGGCGCCGGCGGTGTTGACCAGTACGTCGTCCACGGAGGACACCCGGTCCAGACGCAGGACGTACTGTGCGGTTTCGACCAGGACCGAGCAGCCCGCCCCGAGCGCCAGGATCCGCGGCACGGACGCCAGCGCCGCGAACCGCATCGGGGCGAAGAACCCCAGCGCCGCGAAGACCAGCAGGTTGCCGACGATCCCGAGCGGCCCCATCGTGAGCAGGTCCCGCAGCGGTACCAGGCTCACCCGGCCGGGGACGGTGCCGGCCCCGGCGCCCGGCATCATGGTCAGCCATAGGAACGGCACCGTCCCGTGGACCATGCCCACCTCGGCCAGCGACGTCCGCCATGCCGATGTGCCGTCGGCGGCGCGTCGACGGCGCGCCAGAACCCACACCACCAGCGCGGCCAACGGCAGCGCGACCAACGTGATGAGCACCACACCGTTGAACGTATCGAAGCAGCCGTGCCACCGCCCGGCCATGCACATCGGAGCGGACATCATGAGCGGCCGCCGCACGACGAACGCGCCGCTCGCCACGCCGAGGATCGCCAGGCTGAGGAGCACGATCCTGCGCCTGCGGCGGGGTGGTGCTGACAGGGATGCGTCGTGGTTCATGCCCCCATTGGAGACGGCGGGCCGTTGCAGTGGCATATGCGATTTTCGATACGCCCGCGATACATGGAATCCCCGGCAGCAAGGAACTGGCCCAAGCCGGCGGTGAGATGGTCCCGCCGCTGATGATCGCGCCGGCCCAACTACTGCTCAAGACACCGAAATCTTCTCCGGATTCAACCAACCGGTCATGGCCCAGGAGTTGCCTCCAGCGACCGCTCGTCGGGCACCGGCACGCGGGTGCGCGATGGGAAGTGATGACACAGCCGAAGCATGAGAAAATATAGGCGAAGGCCTAGCGCGCTGATGGGACAGTCCAGTTCACCCCTAGCCTTTGGGCTGATGAACATGAAGAAGACAACCTTGCGGACCATCACTGTCGCAGCGGCAGCCTCCTTGTGCTTGGAGGCCGGCATATTGGGCACATCAGCGAGTGCCTCCGTTGCCTCACCGCAGATTTCCCAGGTCGCGCCGTCGGCACTCCAGTGCTATACGACCATGAGTGATCCGAACGCGATCGTGTGCTACCGGGTATCGAAGCGGGTTGTGAACAGGGGTGGCCAGATCGAGTTCTTTCCCTTCCTCATTCAGGTGCCCACTCCTTCGAATCCCCCACCCGCGATCGTCGTGAACGCTTTGCCGCCACCACCGCCCTATCTTGGGGACATGTAACCCCGGCGGTCTACTCTCCGCCAGTGTCGAGCAGCGGCACGCGGAGTGAGGACCCGCCGTCCCGCCAGGCGCCGAGCAACTGCTCCCCGAACCGGTCTTCCAACCATCCGGTGGCCGCAATGCCGAACGCGACATCTGGTGCCAGACCCGGCTCCGCCTGGAGCAGACCGGCGACGACCTCATGCCGCATGAGTTGCTCATGCACGGCGTCGGCCTCGACATGCTCCGTATAGAAGTGGACCGCCGCAGGCCCGGCACCGGCTCGCTTCAATGCCTCCGCGAGGCGCCTCGACCCCGGGGAGGAGGTGATCTCCACCGAGGCGAAGTGACCGACCAGCGCACCACGGTGTGAGCGGTGGAGCCCGAAGAGCGACATGAGGTTGACGGTCGCGAGCATCTGCCCCGATCCGGCGTCGAGGTAGCGCCCGTACGAGGTGTCCAGGTGGAGGTCGGCCATCAGATCGGCGAAGAGCTTCGAGTGGATCCGTTCCGCCCGTCCCGCTCCGAATTCGTCGTACTCCACAGCTACCATTCCCGCCTTGGCCCGACCAGTCAGGCGTGGAATCACCCACACATGCGGATCGGCCTCCTTCAAGTGGTACAACGAGCGTTGGGCGGCGTACTCGCGCAGATGCCACAGCTCGCCCTCGTCCCGCAGGAAGTACGACACACCTTCGGCGTCCACCGGCTCGAGCAGGGCTTCGTCCAGTGCGCTGCCGACAT is drawn from Streptomyces sp. NBC_01717 and contains these coding sequences:
- a CDS encoding YciI family protein — translated: MAKYLLLKHYRGAPAAVNDVPMDQWTPEEISAHVQYMNDFAAQLEKTGEFVDGQALAPEGAWVRYDGNGRAPVTDGPFAETKDLIAGWMVIDVDTYERAVELAGELSAAPGAGGKPIHEWLELRPFLGVQPTITECH
- a CDS encoding RNA polymerase sigma factor, producing the protein MNEALLRSLTPSVLAILVRRGADFAAAEDAVQDALVEAVRVWPADLPRDPKGWLVTVAWRRFLDATRADTARRRREDVVDEEPAPGPAPTVDDTLQLYFLCAHPSLTPSSAVALTLRAVGGLTTRQIAQAYLVPEATMAQRISRAKRTVSGVRFDQPGEVATVLRVLYLVFNEGYSGDVDLAAEAIRLTRQLAAAIDHPEVAGLLALMLLHHARRAARTAPDGSLVPLAEQDRGQWDTESIAEGVEILQAALARDRLGEFQAQAAIAALHADAPTAEETDWVQIVEWYDELARLTDSPIVRLNRAVAVGEADGPRAGLAALVALDDSLPRHAAVAAYLHERDGDLATAARLYAEAARKAPNLAERDHLTRQAARLNARGCR
- a CDS encoding sensor histidine kinase yields the protein MHRRPGLSARLKLTLSYAGFLAVAGALLLAVVWVFLLRYVPDSPKGLLGISPNRYLLVHTFAPAAAVAMVFLLVFGLLGGWILAGRMLAPLTQIREAARMAGNGSLSHRIRMKGRQDEFRELSDAFDLMLEQLESHVAEQQRFAANASHELRTPLAISRTLLDVARKDPTRDRGELIERLHAVNTRAIDLTEALLLLSRGERGNFTRERVDLSLIAEEAAETLLPLAEQRRITLDVTGGAAWTSGSAELLLRMVTNLVQNAVVHNLPAGGTVTVHTEAHGDTSVLRVENTGRRLPPELVPTLTEPFQRGTERVRTDEHAGVGLGLAIVHSIVRAHDGTLDLAPRPTGGLLVTVRLPGTP
- a CDS encoding response regulator transcription factor, whose product is MRVLIVEDEPYLAEAVRDGLRLEAIAADIAGDGDSALELLSVNSYDLAVLDRDIPGPSGDEVARRIVASGSGIPILMLTAADRIDDKASGFELGADDYLTKPFELRELVLRLRALDRRRAYARPPVREIAGLRLDPFRREVFRDGRYVALTRKQFAVLEVLVAAEGGVVSAEELLERAWDENADPLTNAVRITVSALRKRLGEPWIIATVPGVGYRIDTRMDTTASGKGTTGPGSTHA
- a CDS encoding VanZ family protein yields the protein MNHDASLSAPPRRRRRIVLLSLAILGVASGAFVVRRPLMMSAPMCMAGRWHGCFDTFNGVVLITLVALPLAALVVWVLARRRRAADGTSAWRTSLAEVGMVHGTVPFLWLTMMPGAGAGTVPGRVSLVPLRDLLTMGPLGIVGNLLVFAALGFFAPMRFAALASVPRILALGAGCSVLVETAQYVLRLDRVSSVDDVLVNTAGAVLAALASRRWWWRTATETPSDQPRPALAPAG
- a CDS encoding iron-containing redox enzyme family protein — protein: MKLPEARGEVSTALIEALGREPGRRMLPDTSLVGSADPYGDDLQLALYLCYELHYRGFDGVDGAWEWDPELLRVRAALERGFLVALRADVPVAEDVGSALDEALLEPVDAEGVSYFLRDEGELWHLREYAAQRSLYHLKEADPHVWVIPRLTGRAKAGMVAVEYDEFGAGRAERIHSKLFADLMADLHLDTSYGRYLDAGSGQMLATVNLMSLFGLHRSHRGALVGHFASVEITSSPGSRRLAEALKRAGAGPAAVHFYTEHVEADAVHEQLMRHEVVAGLLQAEPGLAPDVAFGIAATGWLEDRFGEQLLGAWRDGGSSLRVPLLDTGGE